From Triticum urartu cultivar G1812 chromosome 2, Tu2.1, whole genome shotgun sequence, a single genomic window includes:
- the LOC125540216 gene encoding uncharacterized protein LOC125540216, which produces MHPLPSTSSAAPRLGARRGGSGEAEVEDGDGVHVRLLPCGRRLAAHRARPRVAPVGSRLGGAEMKITAFVVLKPSAGGAGGSSSSGGQGSKTLVLANATDVSHFGFFRHASSSSSSPAPSPSAPSLASANPSSMKDNGSPLFGEGNQVEVLVEEAKAQ; this is translated from the exons ATGCATCCTCTCCCCTCGACTTCCTCCGCGGCTCCAAGGCTCGGCGCTCGGCGAGGGGGAAGCGGTGAGGCCGAGGTGGAGGACGGGGATGGGGTGCATGTTCGACTGCTTCCGTGCGGCCGGCGACTCGCCGCGCACCGAGCGCGCCCGCGCGTAGCTCCTGTCGGATCTAGGCTCGGCGGAGCGGAGATGAAGATCACGGCGTTCGTCGTGCTGAAGCCGTCGGCCGGAGGCGCCGGGGGCTCCTCCTCCAGCGGCGGGCAGGGCTCCAAGACGCTCGTGCTGGCCAACGCCACGGACGTCAGCCACTTCGGCTTCTTCCGGCACGCGAGTTCATCGTCTTCGTCGCCCGCACCGTCGCCCAGCGCACCTAGCCTGGCCAGCGCCAATCCGTCCAGCATGAAG GACAATGGAAGTCCTTTGTTCGGAGAGGGAAACCAAGTTGAA